One window of Microcoleus vaginatus PCC 9802 genomic DNA carries:
- a CDS encoding histidine kinase — protein sequence MALGQHKRAVGAFSNYRDTELALMELQSTGFPMNKVSVVGENLDRSGIAGANTGTGKGTDDKVGGGAKAGATAGVVTGGLIGLLGSIGALAIPGVGPVMAGGALATLLADMVVGGAIGAAAGGLVGGLVGLGVPEAKAKAYNDRVSRGEYLVFVEGTDAELATAEGIMSVRGIQDWGIYDVPADTGRRASGRQKRAVGVFSTRRETEHALGELRTAGFDMNRVSVIAKDADSKGDIAGIDVHDSTDNKSDEGVTKGALTGGTLGGLTGLLVGLGLVAIPGIGPIMLAGASATAIATTLAGTALGAAAGGLIGALVGMGIPEEEARAYNDRVARGDYLVLVDGSEAEVARAETILSRGGIQHWNTYDHPSVDSARADYGAPGTPGVDTTAGIYDPTRGTSGRPLI from the coding sequence ATGGCTTTAGGTCAACACAAGCGAGCTGTAGGAGCATTTTCTAATTACCGAGATACGGAACTAGCCCTGATGGAGCTGCAAAGTACCGGGTTTCCGATGAATAAAGTTTCGGTAGTTGGGGAAAATCTCGATCGCAGCGGAATTGCGGGCGCTAACACTGGTACTGGTAAGGGTACCGACGACAAAGTGGGTGGCGGCGCAAAAGCAGGCGCGACAGCGGGAGTCGTGACAGGCGGTTTGATTGGGTTGCTCGGAAGCATTGGAGCACTGGCGATTCCGGGAGTTGGCCCGGTGATGGCGGGGGGCGCGCTCGCAACTCTGCTGGCAGATATGGTAGTCGGAGGCGCGATTGGGGCAGCAGCAGGCGGTTTGGTAGGCGGTTTGGTCGGTTTGGGAGTTCCCGAAGCGAAAGCTAAAGCTTATAACGATCGCGTCTCGCGCGGAGAATATTTGGTATTCGTAGAAGGAACAGATGCCGAACTTGCCACAGCCGAAGGAATTATGAGCGTGCGGGGCATTCAGGATTGGGGCATTTACGATGTGCCGGCAGACACCGGCCGCAGAGCTTCGGGCCGCCAGAAGCGCGCTGTGGGAGTATTTTCAACCCGCCGCGAGACGGAACACGCACTGGGAGAACTTAGAACTGCCGGTTTCGACATGAATCGGGTTTCGGTCATCGCTAAGGATGCTGACTCGAAAGGGGACATCGCAGGCATTGACGTGCACGACAGCACAGACAACAAATCCGATGAAGGGGTCACAAAAGGCGCCCTCACAGGTGGCACTTTGGGCGGTTTGACAGGCTTGTTGGTAGGTCTGGGTCTAGTGGCCATTCCGGGAATCGGGCCGATTATGCTGGCAGGAGCCTCAGCTACGGCGATCGCCACTACACTAGCCGGTACGGCTTTGGGTGCAGCAGCAGGCGGCTTGATCGGAGCTTTAGTCGGTATGGGAATTCCCGAAGAGGAAGCTAGAGCATACAACGATCGCGTGGCAAGGGGAGATTACTTGGTACTGGTTGACGGCAGCGAAGCAGAAGTCGCTAGAGCTGAAACCATTTTGAGTCGCGGAGGCATTCAGCATTGGAACACCTACGACCACCCCAGCGTGGATAGTGCTCGGGCTGATTACGGCGCTCCTGGCACTCCAGGCGTTGATACTACCGCTGGTATTTACGATCCCACTCGTGGCACTAGCGGCCGCCCTCTGATTTAA
- a CDS encoding response regulator, translating to MIRQSQLVEQIFAGNSEMAMLMRSHDWSQTPLGAVETWPQSLKTAIRIILGSRYPMFVWWGQQMTKFYNDAYIPMLGKRHPQALGQPASRVWAEIWDTLGPQAEAVLNQGQSTWNQELLLVMERNGYTEETYFTFSYSPVANDDGPVGGVFCACSEDTQRVLSDRRLATLRELAAETVTAKTVEAACKISATVLTNNAYDIPFALFYLLDGESEIARLAGTTRLAAGTLASCEAIELTSAQKCEWQLKQVIETGESRIIEDLEAQFGLLPGGAWSESPHQAVVLPLARSGETFGFLIAGVSPLRTFDDDYKGFFDLMAGQVTTAIANAQAYEQERKRAEALAELDRAKTTFFSNVSHEFRTPLTLMLAPLEDTIANLNGTIPSQECEQLQLVQRNGMRLLKLVNSLLDFSRIEAGRVQASYEPVDLATYTAELASTFRSLIERAGMSLIVDCLPLPEAIYVDREMWEKIVLNLLSNAFKFTLGGTITVRLQCVENCVELTVSDTGVGIPSEELPHLFERFHRIKNSQGRSFEGSGIGLSLVQELVKLHSGKIDVSSTFGQGSCFTVTIPTATAHLPPEQIGASCTLASTALGAMPYVEEAQRWLPEGDFRLPIVGFELDNNPTNLNLAPANQATESKILLADDNADMRDYIRRLLSRSYIVQTVADGVAALTAIEKNPPDLVLTDVMMPGMDGFELLRSLRSNPATQDIPIILLSARAGEESRIEGLAAGADDYLIKPFSARELLARVEASLKLARLRQEATVRERTILGRVTDAFMEMDLDFRLTYANEAAQRVSRTPLEAMLGKTMWEAFPGTIGNQFEFEYRRSLSEQIAVDFEEYYAPFDVWVEVHVYPSPTGLSLFFRDINDRKKIEQERERFLAVGSDLQAITGINGYFHWISPTFERILGWTPDFMTSRPWTEFVHPDDLGASVSEADSLFSGNQSLRFENRYRHKDGSYRWLLWNAQPYPEEQVIYGTAVDITDQVRVENERQRAQQALRETEEQSRNILESIAEAFFALDENWRFTYLNQFAETLLDRIPGDLIGKNLWEEYPGLIDNELEPIYRSAMRDRVAGSVTAFYPDHDRWYEARSYPAAHGITVYFKNVTDQIQAEAVLRQTSAELERQLQKFNAFKSSVPDFIYTFDLSGRFMDVNKPLLDLWQKSFAEVIGKNFFELDYPVDLAVKLHNQIHKVIQTRQPLKDETPYTSAFGTRAYEYIWVPVFDAEGAVEMVAGLTRDITDRKQAEAEREKLLQHEQAAREAAETANRIKDEFLAVLSHELRSPLNPILGWSKLLQQGKLGAAKTASALATIERNARLQSQLIDDLLDISRILSGKLSLNRMSVDLNMVISAALETVRLAAEAKSLQIQTTFSPSLGMVMGDSGRLQQVIWNLLSNAVKFTPEGGQITVRLTQTKTYAQIQVIDTGKGINPDFLPYVFEHFRQEDGAITRKFGGLGLGLAIARQIVELHGGRIWVESRGEGQGASFTVELPLLHTANPVEEVAAGAETRSDELDLANLRVLVVDDERDSREFVAFVAEQAGAKVTAVGSAIEALQLLSTTAFDILLCDIGMPDMDGYMLVRQVRTLPPEQGGQIPAIALTAYAGDFNQKQALAAGFQHHIAKPVEANELVKAMLKLPLRLHR from the coding sequence ATGATCCGGCAGTCTCAACTCGTTGAACAGATTTTTGCAGGCAATAGCGAGATGGCGATGCTGATGCGATCGCACGACTGGTCGCAAACGCCACTAGGGGCTGTCGAAACCTGGCCTCAAAGCTTGAAAACCGCGATTCGGATCATCTTAGGCTCTCGTTACCCCATGTTCGTCTGGTGGGGACAGCAGATGACCAAGTTTTATAACGATGCTTACATTCCTATGCTCGGCAAGCGACATCCGCAAGCACTAGGTCAGCCTGCCTCACGGGTATGGGCTGAAATCTGGGACACGCTAGGGCCGCAAGCAGAAGCGGTTTTGAACCAGGGACAATCGACGTGGAATCAAGAATTGCTTCTGGTCATGGAGCGCAACGGGTATACAGAGGAAACCTATTTTACCTTTTCCTACAGTCCGGTGGCGAATGATGATGGCCCAGTGGGGGGCGTTTTCTGCGCCTGTAGCGAGGACACTCAGCGCGTGTTGAGCGATCGCCGCTTGGCAACGTTGCGCGAATTAGCCGCAGAAACAGTCACTGCCAAGACGGTAGAAGCAGCTTGCAAAATTTCCGCCACCGTATTGACCAATAACGCCTATGACATCCCGTTTGCGCTGTTTTATCTACTCGATGGCGAAAGCGAGATCGCACGACTCGCGGGTACAACAAGGTTAGCAGCCGGAACCCTTGCCTCTTGTGAGGCGATCGAGCTTACATCGGCCCAAAAGTGCGAGTGGCAATTGAAGCAAGTCATCGAGACGGGCGAAAGCAGAATCATTGAAGATTTGGAGGCGCAATTTGGACTTTTACCGGGCGGCGCGTGGTCTGAATCTCCTCATCAAGCGGTAGTTCTACCACTAGCTCGATCGGGAGAAACGTTCGGGTTCCTGATTGCTGGAGTGAGTCCGCTTAGAACGTTTGATGATGATTACAAAGGTTTTTTTGACTTGATGGCTGGGCAGGTGACAACAGCGATCGCCAACGCCCAAGCTTACGAACAAGAGCGTAAACGTGCCGAAGCATTAGCTGAGTTAGACCGTGCTAAAACCACGTTTTTTAGCAATGTGTCTCACGAATTCCGCACGCCGCTCACCTTGATGCTGGCTCCCTTAGAAGACACGATCGCGAATTTGAATGGAACAATTCCATCTCAAGAATGCGAACAATTACAGTTGGTGCAGCGTAACGGAATGCGGCTGCTCAAACTCGTTAATAGCTTGCTCGATTTTTCACGCATCGAAGCAGGTCGAGTCCAAGCATCTTATGAACCTGTAGATTTGGCAACCTATACGGCGGAACTTGCCAGCACGTTTCGCTCGCTGATAGAACGGGCAGGAATGTCGCTGATTGTTGACTGTCTACCCTTGCCCGAAGCGATTTATGTCGATCGCGAAATGTGGGAAAAAATTGTTCTCAATCTATTATCAAATGCCTTTAAGTTTACGTTAGGAGGAACAATTACTGTTCGATTGCAGTGCGTCGAAAATTGTGTTGAGTTAACGGTTTCAGATACAGGAGTCGGTATTCCGTCCGAAGAACTACCGCATTTATTTGAGCGATTTCATCGAATCAAAAACTCGCAAGGCAGGAGTTTTGAAGGCTCTGGCATTGGGCTATCCCTAGTGCAAGAACTCGTCAAACTACACAGTGGAAAGATCGATGTCAGCAGCACTTTTGGGCAGGGCAGTTGCTTTACGGTGACAATTCCCACCGCAACAGCTCATCTGCCGCCGGAGCAAATTGGTGCCAGTTGCACGTTAGCCTCAACGGCGTTAGGCGCGATGCCCTATGTCGAAGAAGCTCAACGGTGGTTGCCAGAAGGCGATTTTAGATTGCCGATTGTGGGTTTTGAATTAGACAATAATCCTACTAACTTAAATCTTGCACCAGCCAATCAGGCCACTGAATCAAAAATCTTATTGGCAGATGATAACGCTGATATGCGCGATTATATTCGGCGACTCCTGAGCCGTTCTTATATTGTTCAAACCGTCGCCGATGGCGTTGCTGCTTTGACTGCCATTGAGAAAAATCCCCCTGATTTAGTATTAACCGATGTGATGATGCCGGGGATGGATGGGTTTGAGTTGTTGCGATCGCTGCGTTCTAATCCCGCAACCCAAGACATTCCCATCATTCTCTTATCAGCCCGCGCGGGCGAAGAATCCCGCATTGAAGGACTCGCAGCCGGAGCCGACGACTATCTGATTAAACCGTTCTCGGCGCGCGAACTGCTGGCAAGGGTAGAAGCAAGTTTGAAGCTGGCACGGCTGCGGCAGGAAGCAACTGTGCGAGAGCGAACCATTCTGGGGCGCGTAACCGATGCGTTTATGGAAATGGATCTCGACTTTCGCTTGACCTATGCTAATGAAGCCGCACAACGAGTGTCGCGAACTCCCTTAGAAGCAATGCTGGGCAAAACGATGTGGGAAGCCTTCCCAGGCACGATCGGCAATCAGTTTGAATTCGAGTATCGCCGATCACTCAGCGAGCAAATCGCGGTGGACTTTGAGGAATATTATGCCCCGTTTGATGTGTGGGTTGAGGTTCACGTTTATCCTTCACCGACGGGGCTATCTCTTTTCTTTCGAGATATCAACGATCGCAAAAAAATTGAGCAGGAACGGGAACGGTTTCTTGCCGTCGGTTCAGATTTGCAAGCGATTACGGGCATAAACGGGTATTTCCACTGGATCAGCCCAACCTTTGAACGAATCCTCGGCTGGACACCAGACTTCATGACATCCCGCCCCTGGACTGAGTTTGTCCACCCGGACGACCTGGGCGCCTCGGTTTCAGAAGCCGACAGTCTGTTCTCCGGTAACCAAAGCTTGAGGTTTGAAAACCGTTACCGACACAAAGACGGTTCCTACCGCTGGTTGCTCTGGAACGCCCAGCCCTACCCAGAAGAACAAGTGATTTACGGCACTGCCGTTGACATCACCGATCAGGTGCGCGTCGAAAACGAGCGCCAACGGGCCCAACAAGCCTTGCGTGAAACCGAGGAGCAGAGCCGGAATATTCTAGAGAGTATTGCTGAAGCATTCTTTGCCCTGGATGAGAACTGGCGGTTCACCTACCTCAATCAATTTGCTGAAACATTGCTCGATCGCATTCCGGGTGATTTGATTGGCAAGAATTTATGGGAAGAATACCCAGGACTGATTGACAACGAGTTGGAGCCGATCTATAGGAGCGCCATGCGCGATCGCGTGGCTGGGTCAGTGACGGCGTTTTATCCCGACCACGATCGTTGGTACGAAGCCCGCAGCTACCCTGCCGCACATGGAATCACCGTTTATTTCAAGAATGTCACCGATCAAATTCAAGCGGAAGCAGTCCTGCGCCAAACGTCCGCCGAACTCGAACGGCAACTGCAAAAGTTCAACGCCTTTAAATCTTCGGTGCCGGACTTTATTTATACGTTCGATTTGTCCGGGCGGTTCATGGATGTCAACAAGCCGTTGCTCGACCTTTGGCAAAAATCCTTCGCTGAAGTCATCGGCAAAAACTTTTTTGAATTAGATTACCCAGTGGATTTAGCTGTCAAATTGCACAATCAGATTCACAAAGTGATTCAGACGCGCCAACCGCTTAAGGATGAAACTCCATACACCAGCGCGTTCGGTACAAGAGCTTACGAGTATATTTGGGTGCCCGTTTTTGATGCAGAGGGTGCTGTGGAAATGGTAGCGGGTTTAACGCGCGACATCACCGATCGCAAGCAAGCCGAAGCTGAACGCGAGAAGCTTCTGCAACATGAGCAAGCGGCACGAGAAGCCGCCGAAACTGCCAACCGAATTAAAGATGAGTTTCTGGCGGTGCTGTCTCACGAGTTGCGATCGCCACTCAATCCCATTCTCGGCTGGTCGAAGCTGTTACAGCAGGGGAAACTGGGCGCTGCAAAAACGGCTAGCGCCCTTGCCACGATCGAACGCAACGCGCGACTCCAGTCACAACTGATTGATGACTTGCTCGACATCTCCCGCATTCTGAGCGGCAAACTGAGTTTGAATCGGATGTCCGTTGACTTGAATATGGTGATTTCGGCCGCTTTAGAAACCGTTCGACTAGCCGCCGAAGCTAAGTCACTGCAAATTCAAACAACCTTTTCACCCTCCCTGGGAATGGTAATGGGCGATTCCGGGCGTTTGCAGCAAGTAATCTGGAATCTTTTATCCAATGCCGTGAAATTCACCCCTGAAGGCGGGCAAATTACTGTTAGGTTAACCCAAACTAAAACTTATGCCCAGATTCAAGTCATTGATACGGGAAAGGGTATCAATCCTGACTTTCTGCCTTATGTGTTTGAGCATTTTCGGCAAGAGGATGGAGCCATAACTCGTAAATTTGGGGGTTTGGGATTGGGGCTGGCGATCGCGCGTCAAATTGTGGAACTGCACGGCGGCAGAATTTGGGTTGAGAGTAGGGGTGAAGGACAGGGAGCCAGCTTCACCGTTGAACTTCCCCTCTTGCATACCGCGAATCCGGTTGAAGAAGTTGCCGCTGGGGCTGAAACTCGATCTGACGAGCTCGATCTGGCAAATCTGCGCGTGTTGGTTGTGGATGATGAACGCGATTCACGCGAGTTTGTGGCGTTTGTAGCGGAACAAGCCGGAGCCAAAGTTACTGCCGTTGGGTCTGCGATCGAGGCGCTGCAACTGCTCTCAACCACAGCCTTCGATATCCTCCTGTGCGACATCGGAATGCCAGATATGGATGGCTATATGCTAGTGCGGCAAGTTAGAACTCTACCACCAGAGCAGGGTGGGCAAATTCCGGCGATCGCCCTGACTGCGTATGCTGGAGACTTTAATCAGAAACAAGCTCTTGCTGCTGGGTTTCAACATCATATTGCAAAACCTGTGGAAGCGAATGAGTTAGTCAAAGCAATGCTGAAATTGCCTCTGAGACTGCATCGCTGA
- the speD gene encoding adenosylmethionine decarboxylase — protein MKQLGTHLVADAWQSPGDLLNDPERIRRAILDAIEAGGATLIDLCVHQFSPHGVTATATLAESHIAIHTWPEHGYFAADLFFCGAGDPHRAMKVLQTALEAKQVKLTEFTRGFEPGVGIVGSACEEQYAPRSVETSAARG, from the coding sequence ATGAAACAATTGGGAACCCATCTGGTCGCTGATGCTTGGCAGTCTCCTGGAGACTTGCTTAACGATCCGGAACGTATCCGCCGCGCCATACTCGATGCGATCGAAGCCGGAGGAGCTACTCTCATCGATTTGTGCGTACACCAGTTTAGTCCTCACGGAGTGACGGCTACTGCTACTTTGGCCGAGTCTCATATAGCAATCCATACTTGGCCTGAACACGGTTATTTTGCCGCAGACTTATTTTTCTGCGGAGCCGGCGACCCTCACCGAGCCATGAAGGTGCTACAGACCGCTTTAGAAGCTAAACAGGTAAAACTCACTGAGTTCACGCGCGGTTTCGAGCCAGGGGTGGGCATCGTAGGTTCTGCTTGTGAAGAGCAGTATGCCCCTCGTTCAGTAGAAACGAGTGCCGCCAGAGGATGA
- the queF gene encoding NADPH-dependent 7-cyano-7-deazaguanine reductase QueF translates to MNNYAPEQTMSQKSSTEEMKYGERQILEGELITFPNPRVGRRYSINITLPEFTCKCPFSGYPDFATIHVTYVPDERVVELKALKLYVNSYRDRYISHEESINQILDDFVAACAPLEATIKGDFSPRGNVHTVIEVSHQK, encoded by the coding sequence ATGAACAACTACGCACCGGAACAAACTATGTCGCAAAAGTCAAGCACCGAGGAAATGAAATACGGCGAACGCCAGATTTTGGAAGGGGAGTTAATTACTTTTCCGAATCCGCGAGTCGGGCGGCGCTACTCGATTAACATTACGTTGCCGGAGTTTACTTGCAAGTGCCCATTTTCTGGCTATCCAGATTTTGCGACAATTCACGTTACTTATGTGCCCGACGAGCGGGTGGTAGAGTTAAAGGCGCTGAAACTGTACGTTAACAGTTATCGCGATCGCTACATTTCTCACGAAGAATCGATCAATCAAATTTTAGACGATTTTGTGGCCGCTTGCGCGCCGCTGGAAGCGACGATTAAGGGCGATTTTTCGCCACGGGGGAACGTCCACACCGTGATTGAGGTGTCGCACCAGAAGTAG
- a CDS encoding cytochrome c biogenesis protein yields MTSKEVFLSKLSNWATAPQRFFKREILPVLADLRLAIILLLTIAFFSISGTVIEQGQSVPFYQSNYPEHPALFGFLTWKVVLIAGLDHVYRTWWFLSILILFGSSLTACTFTRQFPALKAARRWKFYEEPKQFEKLALSAELETVALSSLEPLLQQKNYRIFREGEKVYARKGIIGKVGPIIVHASMLIILAGSMWGAMTGFLGQEMVPSGETFQVQNIMDAGPWAGPQIPKDWSMRVNRFWIDYSPSGAIDQFYSDLSVLDKTGQEVDRKTIHVNEPLRYRGVTFYQADWAIAAVRVRLNKSPVLQLPMAQLDTQGQGRIWGAWIPTKPDLSAGVSLLAKDLQGTMLVYGTDGKLLTTVRAGTAVEVNGVMLTIDEVVGSTGLQIKADPGIPIVYTGFGLLMLSVLMSYLSHSQIWALEKDGKLYVGGRTNRAQVTFEREVVEILDKLAESKTAEEKSAIAPTSVASQS; encoded by the coding sequence ATGACATCAAAAGAAGTATTTCTATCTAAACTATCAAACTGGGCGACTGCCCCTCAAAGGTTTTTCAAGCGAGAAATCTTGCCGGTGCTAGCCGATTTGCGGCTGGCAATTATCTTGCTGCTGACGATCGCATTTTTCAGCATTTCCGGCACTGTTATCGAACAAGGCCAATCAGTACCCTTTTACCAATCTAACTATCCAGAACACCCCGCTTTGTTCGGCTTCTTAACTTGGAAAGTTGTGCTAATTGCAGGACTTGACCACGTATACCGCACTTGGTGGTTTTTGTCCATCCTAATTTTGTTCGGCAGCAGCTTAACAGCTTGCACATTTACGCGGCAATTTCCGGCATTAAAAGCCGCCCGCCGCTGGAAATTTTATGAAGAACCAAAGCAGTTTGAAAAATTAGCTCTCAGTGCGGAATTAGAAACAGTTGCTTTAAGTTCCTTAGAACCACTTTTGCAGCAAAAAAACTACCGCATATTTCGAGAAGGCGAAAAAGTTTATGCTCGCAAGGGAATAATTGGCAAAGTCGGCCCGATTATTGTTCACGCCAGTATGCTAATTATTTTAGCTGGGTCGATGTGGGGCGCGATGACGGGATTTCTAGGTCAAGAAATGGTTCCCAGCGGCGAAACATTTCAGGTGCAGAATATCATGGATGCAGGGCCTTGGGCGGGGCCGCAAATACCGAAGGATTGGTCGATGCGAGTTAATCGGTTCTGGATTGATTATAGTCCGAGCGGTGCGATCGACCAATTTTACTCTGACCTGTCAGTTTTGGACAAAACAGGCCAAGAGGTCGATCGCAAAACCATTCACGTTAACGAGCCCCTCAGATACCGGGGAGTCACATTTTATCAAGCAGATTGGGCAATAGCCGCCGTGCGAGTTCGCCTCAACAAAAGCCCGGTTTTACAATTGCCAATGGCTCAGCTAGACACCCAAGGTCAAGGCCGAATTTGGGGTGCTTGGATTCCAACAAAACCAGATTTGAGTGCGGGAGTTTCTCTGCTAGCAAAAGACTTGCAAGGAACGATGTTAGTGTACGGTACGGATGGCAAGTTGTTAACTACAGTTCGCGCAGGCACGGCAGTAGAAGTTAATGGAGTCATGCTGACAATTGACGAAGTTGTAGGCAGTACGGGATTGCAAATTAAAGCTGATCCGGGCATTCCGATCGTTTATACTGGCTTCGGGTTGCTAATGCTCAGCGTGCTGATGAGCTATCTGTCTCACTCGCAGATTTGGGCTTTGGAAAAGGACGGCAAACTATACGTCGGCGGGCGCACTAATCGCGCTCAGGTGACTTTTGAAAGAGAAGTTGTGGAGATTTTGGACAAGTTGGCCGAATCGAAAACAGCAGAGGAAAAAAGTGCGATCGCCCCGACTTCTGTTGCAAGTCAAAGCTAA
- a CDS encoding cytochrome C biogenesis protein CcdA gives METLQTQLYEIAQFANNLVNTQLTNLSLVSVGVIFLAGLLTSLTPCMLSMLPITIGYIGGYEAKSRLQAAAQSAWFSLGLATTLAGLGIVASFAGQVYGKIGLGLPILVSIIAILMGLNLLEALPLQMPSFDAVGWVPKNLPAGLRSYLLGLTFGLVASPCSTPVLATLLAWVSKTGDTVLGGVLLLFYAAGYVAPLIIAGTFTASIKKLLELRRWSSWITPVSGVLLVGFGVFSLLSRILPA, from the coding sequence ATGGAAACCCTGCAAACCCAACTTTACGAAATCGCACAATTTGCTAATAATTTAGTAAATACTCAACTGACCAACCTCAGTTTAGTCAGCGTCGGAGTCATCTTTCTGGCAGGGTTGCTAACGAGCTTAACGCCCTGTATGCTTTCAATGTTGCCGATCACGATCGGCTACATCGGTGGATACGAAGCAAAAAGTCGCCTGCAAGCCGCAGCCCAGTCTGCGTGGTTTTCCCTGGGATTAGCCACCACCCTTGCGGGTTTAGGTATTGTAGCATCATTTGCCGGACAAGTTTACGGCAAAATTGGCCTGGGTTTGCCGATTCTTGTCAGCATTATTGCTATTCTAATGGGGCTGAATTTACTGGAAGCTTTACCCTTACAAATGCCGTCTTTCGACGCTGTGGGGTGGGTGCCGAAAAATTTGCCTGCGGGCCTGCGATCGTACTTATTGGGCTTAACTTTTGGTTTAGTAGCGTCTCCCTGCAGCACTCCGGTTTTAGCTACACTCTTAGCTTGGGTTTCCAAAACGGGGGATACAGTTTTAGGTGGTGTGTTGCTGCTGTTTTACGCTGCTGGCTACGTCGCTCCGCTGATTATAGCAGGTACTTTTACTGCTAGCATTAAAAAGTTGTTAGAATTACGTCGGTGGTCGAGTTGGATTACGCCTGTTAGCGGTGTTTTGCTAGTAGGATTTGGCGTTTTCTCTCTGCTTTCCCGCATCCTTCCCGCTTAA